Proteins encoded within one genomic window of bacterium:
- the mutL gene encoding DNA mismatch repair endonuclease MutL — MRIRQLSLALANQIAAGEVIERPASVIKELLENALDAKATSIAIEIGFGGLNYMKISDNGIGICAEDLHLAIAAHATSKIEHVTDLYHITTMGFRGEALASIASVSRMALYSKTADQTHGMMLSTDETGIRLKPFARTQGTTIEVRDLFFNTPVRKTFLKTERMEYQAIELVVKQFALSAPNVALVLSHNGKQTLALPAGHSEQSHLQRVKKLFGQAFLNDVVLVNEHYDNMSLKGWLSQRDYQRSQRDRQWVYL; from the coding sequence ATGAGAATTCGACAGTTATCTTTGGCGTTGGCAAACCAAATTGCGGCGGGTGAAGTGATTGAGAGACCCGCCTCGGTGATCAAGGAGTTGTTAGAAAATGCACTGGATGCAAAGGCTACCTCAATAGCCATTGAGATAGGTTTTGGCGGTTTAAATTATATGAAAATAAGTGATAATGGCATAGGTATTTGTGCTGAAGACCTGCATTTGGCAATTGCAGCTCACGCCACTTCTAAAATCGAGCATGTAACGGATTTATATCATATTACCACGATGGGTTTTCGGGGCGAGGCGCTGGCAAGTATCGCTTCTGTATCGCGTATGGCGCTTTATTCTAAGACCGCCGATCAGACCCACGGTATGATGTTGTCTACAGATGAGACTGGGATCCGCTTGAAACCTTTTGCACGTACTCAAGGGACAACCATTGAAGTGCGAGATCTATTTTTCAATACCCCAGTGCGAAAGACCTTTCTTAAAACAGAGCGTATGGAATATCAAGCCATAGAATTGGTGGTCAAACAGTTTGCTTTATCTGCACCGAATGTGGCATTGGTTTTGTCTCATAATGGTAAGCAAACGTTAGCTTTACCAGCGGGTCACAGTGAGCAAAGCCATCTACAAAGAGTAAAAAAATTATTTGGGCAAGCCTTCTTGAATGATGTGGTGTTGGTTAATGAACATTATGACAATATGAGCTTGAAAGGTTGGCTGTCACAACGTGATTATCAACGTAGTCAACGAGATAGACAATGGGTATATCTTAA